In Pedobacter sp. WC2423, the following are encoded in one genomic region:
- a CDS encoding GAF domain-containing protein translates to MPYNELKRLEAVNRFLKVQVDKQEEFKEIAQLAADICGVPNALITLIGQDTEYILFNDRFIPSSGRDQSFCHFVVESEHIMIVPDAQLDPNFKNYAAVTREAGIRFYAGAPLTTDDGQTLGSLCVFDKNPGELTGIQTKMLQNLAKQVIQLLDFESNIYFLKEQYVNAKKLELKMNSFFESTTSNHLLLDKDLNIICCNKAVKDLIKKAYDVEIQPGMDIKQFIDPEYMAHFMENCRLTLSGESIRLELLHNFGVYSGWFISSYDPARNNDGEIIGISYNSIDISKRIASQQTALAQQRKLGHIAFIQSHEFRRPVATIKGMLNLMEMDGYDVTYPLLKVIRNSVNEIDDRIVEIVNFTVKSTG, encoded by the coding sequence ATGCCATATAATGAATTAAAACGACTGGAGGCGGTAAATAGATTTCTAAAGGTTCAGGTTGATAAACAGGAAGAATTCAAAGAAATTGCCCAGCTAGCTGCAGATATCTGCGGCGTACCCAACGCGCTGATCACGCTAATAGGTCAGGATACAGAATATATTCTGTTTAATGACCGGTTTATACCCAGCTCTGGCAGGGATCAATCCTTTTGTCATTTCGTAGTGGAAAGCGAGCATATAATGATTGTTCCAGATGCGCAACTGGACCCTAATTTTAAAAATTATGCTGCGGTAACAAGAGAGGCCGGTATCCGCTTTTATGCAGGTGCACCGCTAACCACTGATGACGGACAAACACTGGGAAGTTTATGTGTTTTTGATAAAAATCCAGGAGAACTTACCGGAATCCAGACAAAAATGCTGCAAAACTTAGCTAAACAGGTTATCCAGTTGCTGGATTTTGAAAGCAATATTTACTTTTTAAAAGAACAATATGTGAATGCCAAAAAGCTTGAATTGAAAATGAATTCATTTTTTGAAAGCACTACGAGCAATCACTTATTGCTGGATAAGGATCTGAACATCATTTGCTGTAATAAAGCAGTGAAAGATTTAATCAAGAAGGCTTATGATGTTGAAATACAACCAGGCATGGATATTAAACAGTTTATTGATCCTGAATATATGGCTCATTTTATGGAGAATTGCAGGCTTACTTTATCAGGAGAAAGTATCAGACTGGAACTTTTACATAATTTTGGTGTATACTCCGGTTGGTTCATATCCAGTTATGATCCAGCCAGAAACAACGACGGTGAAATTATCGGCATATCTTATAATTCCATCGACATTTCCAAAAGAATAGCCTCTCAGCAAACCGCTTTAGCCCAGCAGCGTAAGCTCGGCCATATTGCATTTATACAGTCCCACGAATTTCGCAGACCGGTAGCAACAATCAAAGGCATGCTTAATCTGATGGAAATGGATGGATACGATGTGACTTATCCCTTGTTAAAAGTGATCAGAAATAGCGTAAATGAGATAGATGATCGCATTGTCGAAATCGTAAATTTTACAGTTAAAAGCACTGGATAG
- a CDS encoding RNA polymerase sigma factor, with protein sequence MQQNNRDQQEFFNELVRANHASIYRICRAYLYDVSYADDLYQEILYQIWKSIQSFKGKSKVSTWIYRIAINTAIGFNSQNKRHDHLSIPDAYQMPDIEYIPEKMEQEAKLEKLRFCISQLAAQDRLIISLLLEQKSYKEIAEITGASLTNTGVRINRIKERLLNLMEDKK encoded by the coding sequence GTGCAACAGAACAATCGCGATCAGCAGGAATTCTTTAATGAATTAGTCAGGGCCAATCATGCGAGTATTTATCGGATTTGCAGAGCCTATTTGTATGATGTTTCTTATGCCGACGATTTATATCAGGAAATCCTTTATCAGATCTGGAAAAGCATTCAAAGTTTCAAAGGAAAATCGAAAGTAAGCACATGGATTTACCGCATCGCGATCAATACTGCTATTGGTTTTAATTCCCAAAATAAGCGACATGATCATTTGTCTATTCCTGATGCCTATCAAATGCCTGATATCGAATATATTCCGGAAAAGATGGAACAGGAAGCGAAACTGGAAAAACTCAGGTTTTGTATTAGTCAGCTTGCTGCGCAAGACCGGCTTATCATCTCGCTTTTATTGGAACAGAAAAGCTATAAAGAAATCGCTGAGATTACTGGTGCAAGTTTAACCAATACAGGCGTAAGAATAAACCGGATTAAAGAACGATTACTTAACCTAATGGAGGATAAAAAATGA
- a CDS encoding alpha/beta fold hydrolase, with amino-acid sequence MKKVILVFSVILNVAISAYANGSNEPFKVQVSGKGQPMLFIPGATCSGEEWQSTVAHYNKKFECHVFTLAGYAGVPPMTEGPYLSKFKLALMDYIKTRKLKNVILVGHSIGGFLALNIAAEMKDGLSRVVVIDAMPFYAAAINPAAQRGFKESQAIKLLAQYNEMSDAKLKAYQLNVAKSLCADSTKWEAIATWGAQSDRKTMAYTFTEMMSDDIQDKIASINVPVLVLAAFKESPQYIGFTRSYVSGVFQKQYAKCKTCTIQVSNDARHFIMFNEPLWMLNQMDNFITKL; translated from the coding sequence ATGAAAAAAGTAATTTTAGTTTTCAGCGTGATTTTAAATGTGGCCATTTCTGCATATGCAAATGGTTCGAATGAACCTTTTAAAGTACAGGTAAGTGGTAAAGGGCAACCGATGTTGTTTATACCCGGCGCAACCTGTAGTGGTGAGGAGTGGCAAAGTACAGTAGCGCATTACAATAAAAAATTCGAGTGTCACGTTTTCACACTTGCCGGATATGCTGGTGTTCCTCCAATGACTGAAGGCCCGTATCTAAGCAAGTTCAAATTGGCCTTGATGGATTACATCAAAACCCGAAAACTTAAAAACGTCATTCTCGTTGGCCATTCGATTGGTGGCTTTCTTGCACTCAATATTGCAGCTGAAATGAAAGATGGATTGAGCCGGGTTGTTGTAATCGATGCAATGCCTTTTTACGCGGCGGCAATTAATCCTGCTGCTCAAAGGGGTTTTAAGGAAAGCCAGGCAATAAAACTTCTGGCGCAATACAATGAGATGAGCGATGCAAAACTCAAAGCCTACCAGTTAAACGTTGCCAAAAGCTTATGTGCAGATTCAACAAAATGGGAAGCGATCGCGACCTGGGGAGCACAATCTGACCGGAAAACAATGGCCTATACTTTTACTGAAATGATGAGTGATGACATTCAGGACAAAATTGCATCGATAAATGTCCCGGTACTGGTACTGGCTGCTTTTAAAGAATCTCCGCAGTATATTGGTTTTACCCGCTCTTATGTTAGCGGAGTTTTCCAAAAGCAGTATGCGAAATGTAAAACCTGTACCATTCAGGTGAGCAACGACGCCAGGCATTTTATAATGTTTAATGAGCCACTCTGGATGTTAAACCAAATGGATAATTTTATCACCAAATTATAA
- a CDS encoding DKNYY domain-containing protein, with protein MKPVKIVTILIILISLFGGYVIFKQTQYNNAHDGINLTSETISYPYSRYCSSEGKIYFNKPGVGYFWVKDADLATFQPLKDVSYRGDMGKDSHHVFFKADKVAGMNPATTAYLGNNFCRDGRKVFYANIEIKKADATSFAHLRSYYAFDKNHLYYKQNIVSWADVNSLHQVEYGPDGSAQADEYICDEKNVFFRGVKIKGANPLRFKVLNPPDDQYQSQYAFDGSHYFNDQYIISAEKHSPENGGLKLLSLDGDFGWHAIFYSGTDFYCYDHQRHELVSLGRLDNTAPLTRIDRGIYTDGKHVYFTFGKWDKTGGRMPHYTGHTTGICAVDGVDARNFKASGSNVTMEGKAGTLYLCGNQNYFHPEYRNDGNYNQALMILGTDGKTKELPIKNALSKSIDDYEGPSIFSTEFYKRLFNPGWDDQEY; from the coding sequence ATGAAGCCTGTTAAAATTGTAACCATCCTGATCATCTTAATCTCATTATTTGGAGGTTACGTCATCTTTAAACAAACCCAGTATAATAATGCACATGACGGCATCAACTTAACATCAGAGACAATTAGCTATCCGTACAGCAGATATTGCTCCAGTGAAGGAAAGATTTATTTCAACAAGCCCGGCGTGGGCTACTTTTGGGTAAAGGATGCCGATTTAGCTACTTTCCAACCTCTAAAGGATGTCTCATACAGGGGGGACATGGGCAAGGATTCCCATCATGTTTTTTTCAAGGCAGATAAAGTAGCCGGCATGAATCCTGCAACGACAGCGTATTTAGGCAATAATTTTTGCAGGGATGGGCGGAAGGTGTTTTATGCCAATATTGAGATAAAAAAAGCAGATGCAACCTCCTTTGCACATTTGCGTAGCTATTATGCCTTCGATAAAAATCACCTTTATTATAAACAGAACATCGTATCGTGGGCTGATGTAAATTCGCTGCATCAGGTGGAATACGGACCTGATGGATCTGCCCAGGCAGATGAATACATCTGCGATGAGAAAAATGTATTTTTCAGAGGTGTAAAAATAAAGGGTGCGAATCCATTAAGATTTAAAGTATTGAACCCACCAGATGACCAGTATCAATCACAATATGCCTTCGATGGGAGTCATTATTTCAACGATCAATACATTATATCTGCAGAAAAACATAGCCCTGAAAACGGTGGCTTAAAGCTTCTCTCTCTTGACGGGGATTTCGGCTGGCACGCAATTTTTTACAGCGGAACGGATTTTTATTGCTACGATCACCAACGTCATGAACTTGTTTCCCTTGGGCGCCTTGATAATACTGCACCATTGACTAGGATTGACCGTGGAATTTACACTGACGGAAAACATGTATATTTTACATTTGGCAAATGGGATAAGACAGGTGGCCGCATGCCCCATTACACAGGGCATACAACAGGTATCTGTGCAGTAGATGGAGTTGATGCCAGGAATTTTAAGGCTTCCGGTAGCAATGTCACTATGGAGGGCAAAGCAGGAACTCTTTACCTTTGCGGAAACCAAAATTATTTTCATCCTGAATACAGAAACGACGGTAACTACAATCAGGCTTTGATGATTCTTGGAACTGACGGAAAAACAAAGGAGCTCCCGATAAAGAATGCCCTGTCGAAATCAATCGACGACTATGAAGGCCCTTCCATATTTAGCACGGAATTTTATAAGCGTTTATTTAATCCGGGTTGGGACGACCAGGAGTATTAA